The DNA window ctatgtggtccaggctggtctcactgACACATTTCTTGGAAACTGTATGCCCCTGAcagcatcttatttatttatttatttgtttgtttgtttatttatttatttattttgtatgttagagaggcagagagagagagagagagaaagagagagaatgggcacaccagggcctccagccactgtaaacgaactccagatgcatgtgccaccttatgcatctggcttatgtggttccttggaaatcaaacctgggcctttgactttgcaggtaagcaccttagccattaaagccatctatccagccctctggCAGCATTTTTGCCTTCAGAATCCTAAACTTAGGAGAAAGGATGCCTGAGCCCCTATTCCCTCATGCTGGAACCAGATAAACAGTAGTTCACtgaggtcttttaaaaatattttttgagccaggcgtggtcacgcatgcctttaatcccagcaccagggaggcagaggtaggaggattgctatgagttcgaggccaccctgagactccattgtgaattccaggttagcctgggctagagtgagactgtacctcaaaaaaacaaaaaaaatattttggggggctggagagatagtttagtggttaagcacttgcctgtgaagcccgaggaccctggttcgaggctcagcaccccaggacccacgttagccagatgcgcaagggggcgcatgcatctggagttcgtttgcagtggctggaagccctggaacgcccattctctctctccctctttctctgtctgtcactctctaataaataaataaaaataaaatattttaaaaaataaaaaatattttttttatttatttacttgaaaggagagagagagagagaagagcacaccagggcctcttgccactgcaaactccagatgtatgcaccactttgtgcatctggatttatgtgggtactggggaattgaacccaggtcatcagggtttacaagcaagcgcctttaactgctgagccatctccccaaccctgatggttatttttttttctctctctctcttttcttcatctagttttgtttttctgatggtACCTCACTACATTAcacaggctggtctagaactctctctcttttattagttttcctttagtttttcatggtagggcctcactctagcccagattgacatggaattcactgtgtcgtctttagctggccttgagctcacagcgctcctgtgccaccacgctggcttcACTCTCTTTAATtagtttacattttaaaattttatttatttatttatttacttacttacttatttgttttttgctttgttcaaggcaaagtctcactctagcccaggctaatctggaactcactcttttgtGCCAGGCTGACTTccaacatctgcctcctgagtgctaggattaaaggcatatgccaccacgccaggcttttttttttttttttttttttagaattttgtttatttatttgaaagtagagagagaaagaatgagaatgggcatgccagggcctgtgccactgcaaatgaactccagacacatgcaccactttgtgcatctggctttacatgggcactggagaatctaaccaagatcttcgggctttgcaagcaagtgcctttaattgctaagccacacctccagcccttattttaattattttttagacaaggtctcatgtaaaccaggttagccttgaattgTGTACTTGAAACTGGCTTTgacctcctgatcttcctgcctctacctcccaagtgctaaaatttctggtgtgcatcatcacacctggctttgatcTAGAACGTTGAGCtcaagtgatcctcttgcctcagttcaCTACCCCCAGTAGCTGAGGCTACAGCCCcttccccagttttttttttacctcactCCCCAGCTTTTCCAGTTGCTGTTACCCTGCTCCTTCCTTTTATAACCAACTGAGACACTCAGGAAGTGAATACAAGACTTCTggctgggcatagtagcacatgcctttaatcccagcacttgggaggcagaggtaggaggatcgccgtgagttcgaggccaccctgagactacatagtgaattccaggtcagcctgggccagagtgacaccctacctcaaaaaaaaaaaaatatatatatatatatatatatatataatgtatgtatgtatatcttctTCCGGTAGCCACTGTCCCTGTTGTGGAGGTGCCCTGGGGAGAGAGGGGCAGGAAATGTGCTGAATTTCCTCAGGTCCAGGCTTGGGTTGTGCCACTCACATCCAGTTTCCTGCTTCTAGCAAGATCTCCTGGCAACTCAGTGGCAGAAAtggtgggaggtggggagaggcctTCTTTGTCTGCCTAAGGGGTAAGGGAGAATTTCCTCCCTACAGCCACTGGCAAGCTCATAAGCAAGAGGTTACAATATGCACTTGACACCGGAGGCAGGGAAGCAATGAAGCATTGAAACTGTCTGTTCTATGTCAGACAGGCACTCTAGGTCAACCACACAGCactgaggagaaaaaaagagatgtgTGGGCTTGGCAGACCATTTAGCCACCCAAGGCAGCATTGTTTCTTCTTCCTGAAAAGGTTCTTAACCCCTTGATCACCACCTAAAACCTAGAGCTGCGCTAAGAACTCTTGTGGGCTGCTTCATTGAGCTTGCTGTAATCCTGGGTATTGGTCCCATTTACAGATGTGTCAGCAGGCTCAGTGAAGCTTGGTAACTAGCCTAAGGTTGTATTAGGTGAAGAACTAGGATTCAAACCAAAGTCATGTGACCCTTGTGTATTCCATCTCCCAACCTGCTCTTTGTTTGGTGACTTTTTGTTTTCTACTTCCGACTTGGCCTTACCATGTTACCCATCTGCCCATCCCCTGGAGGAGTTCCCTTTCCTGGACTTGGTATGTGCTCACACGTGGACAGTTTCCATGATTTCTGTGCTTTCCCAAGTGACATTAgcctttactttcttttattttaaaaaatatttttgtttatttgagacagagaggtgagtgacagagagagagagagtgtatgggtgcatcaggattttctgccactgcaaaagaacttcagattcatgcacaactttgtgcatctggctttatgtgggtactgagaaattgaacttgggccatcaagctttgcaagcaagcacctttagaagctgagccatctccccagcccctttctttttattattattattattactaatttgtgcctgttttttttttaattttcctttttttttgaggtagggtctcactatcccaggccaacctagaactcactctgtagtcccaggctggctttgaacctctgcctccctagtgttgagattaaaggcatgcacaaccacgtccggctcttttctattttattttattttttgattttttttttcttttcgaggtagggtctcactctggtccaggctgacctagaattaactctgtagtctcagggtggccttgaactcatggcgatcctcctacctctgcctcccgagtgctgggattaaaggcgtgcaccaccacgcccggctattttttgatttttcaaggtagggtctccctctagcccaggctgacctggaattcactatgtagtcttaggctggccttgaattcatgtcaatcctcctacctctgcctcctagtatTAAAGtgctgggggactggagagatgccttagcggttaagcacttgcctgtgaagcctaaggtaccTGGTTGGAGGctagatccccaggacccacgttagccagttgcacaagggggcgcaggcgtctggagttcttttgcagtggccagaggccctggcgcacccattctctctctctctccctctctgcttctttctcgctctgtctgtcgctctcaaataaataaacaagggctggagagatggcttagcagttaagcacttgcctgtgaagcctaaggaccctggtttgaggcttgattccccaagacccatgttagccagatgcacaaggggcacacacatctggagttcatttgcagtggctggaggccctggtagtcccattctctctctccatctgcctctatctctgtctgtcactctcaaataaataaataaaaatgaacaaaaaaaatttaaaaaaataaacaaaatttaaagtccTGGGATttagggtgtgcgccaccactcctgtccagtcttttctgtttttagttGTTTCCTTTGGATGACTTTATCTGCAAAAATCCAAGGAGTTTGCTGCTATAAGACTATATATAGTCTTTCTGAGTacagtggcgcacatctttaatcccagcactggtggtTGAAGTaggatcattgtaaattcaaggccaacctggcctagagtgagaccctagttcaaaCGTGCGGCGCATGTGCGCAcatgcgcgcgtgcacacacacacacatacatacacacgtctAATATTTTGCTGTAGACCTTTTTTATGCTTCATCTTACCCTCCCACTACTGGAGCTGCGTAACCTTGAGTGGGTTACAGGCTTGCTAAATGGGTcaaaagaaagaatgcaagagatgACTAGCACACTTCCTGGCTTGATAAATGCAGagttccctttcctccctctagCTCACCCAGACCCTACAGGGGACCTAAGCCTAGGAAAAACCCCGTTATGAGAGACGACCTTAGTCCAGTGCCTCCTGGTTCCCTAAAGTCCTGTCTTACGTGCACCTGTCTGTGTTCCATCTCCTCCCCCATAGCCATTCTTCTGGTGGGGCCATGGGGCGGGGGTGGCGATGGACCGGGCGGGCACAGAACAGGTGGGTGCAGGCTGGGTGTCCGGCGCTGGGACACAAGTGCtctgtgtgtagggtgggcggaAGTCAGGGCGTTTGATCTGAATTCTAAAGGGTGTTGTTCAGAGCCCCACAAAGGTCCCATTGTACAGACAGTGGGTATAAAGCAGCATATGACTCCCCAGCACCGGGCGGTGATGAATTGGGACGCAGGCGCAGACCCAGGGACCACTCCCCCTACACAGACATGAGACCATAGGGGACCTGTCTGGGTGGCCTCAAGGATAGGCGCTCCCCAAGGTAATGACTTTGTTGGATTTGCTATAAGTCAGGTATTAAGGAGCTGGGGAAGAGGAGCCAAAAGGGATGGCTAATAGCAGAACAAGATAGGACTAATGAAGAAAGGGACTTAAGAGGAAAGAATGTTGGATGAATGTGAAGGGGGATGGGACTCAGGGAGGTCAAGTCAagtgaatgaggaggaggagaagctggCAGAGAGAGGTCAGTGAGGAAAGCTATGACTATCCTGCCTTTTCTGTCACTGATTCTTGGTTGAGATGAGGGGAGGGAGAAGGCGGCATTTATGGTGTTTCGTGCCTCATGTTTCACAGGTGTGAATGAGGCAGGATGAACTGGACAGGTTTGTACACCTTGCTCAGTGGCGTGAATCGGCATTCTACTGCCATTGGCCGAGTATGGCTGTCAGTCATCTTCATCTTCAGAatcatggtgctggtggtggctgcAGAGAGCGTGTGGGGTGACGAGAAGTCTTCCTTCATCTGTAAtaccctccagccaggctgcaaCAGCGTCTGCTATGACCAGTTTTTCCCCATCTCCCACGTGCGTCTGTGGTCCCTGCAGCTCATCTTAGTTTCCACGCCAGCTCTCCTCGTGGCCATGCACGTGGCCCACCAGCAGcacatagaaaagaaaattctgcGGCTTGAAGGTCATGGGGACCCCCTACACCTGGAAGAGGTGAAGAGGCACAAGGTGCACATCTCAGGGACACTGTGGTGGACCTATGTCATCAGTGTGGTGTTTCGGCTGCTGTTCGAGGCGGTTTTCATGTACGTCTTCTATCTTCTCTACCCTGGCTATGCCATGGTGCGGCTAGTCAAATGCGAGGCCTATCCGTGCCCCAACACAGTGGACTGTTTCGTATCCCGCCCCACTGAGAAAACCGTCTTCACTGTCTTTATGCTCGCTGCCTCCGGCATCTGCATCATCCTCAATGTGGCCGAGGTGGTGTACCTCATCATACGGGCCTGTGCCCGCCGAGCCCAGCGCCGCTCCAATCCACCCTCCCGCAAGGGTTCTGGCTTTGGCCACCGCCTCTCACCTGAATACAAGCAGAATGAGATCAACAAGCTGCTGAGTGAGCAGGATGGCTCCCTGAAAGACATACTGCGCCGCAGCCCTGGCACCGGGGCTGGCCTGGCTGAGAAGAGTGACCGCTGCTCAGCCTGCTAATGCCACATACCAGGCAGCCTCCCATCCAGCCCTTCACCACCCAGCCCTGAGcctgcccctcttcctcctcccctgccGGTGAGCAGGCCTCTGCCTGCCAGGGATTACTCCATCAaaaccttccttccctccctactCCCCTTCCTCTCAGAGCCTTGGTGCTGAGAAActggagggctggggagctggacaCCGCCTATGCATGGGTGCTCAAGGTTACTGGGCATGTGGGCAGCTTTTGTTGGCCAtaccccctcctcttccctctccccctttccctgggACCACTGGGGACAAGAGATGGGTTGCTCTGACAGTGATTCCAATTATGAAACTAATCCTAACCCTGTGCTGTCAGAGAGCCCATTTCTGCAGTTACATCGGTGGGGAGGGCTATGGGCAAGCCGAGTGGAGGAGGGGTCCTGTAGACACGTGGATAGCAAGCAAGAAAAGGAGGTACTGTCTTATCTTGCCACCTGCCTTATGGGAAAAGAGGACAAGTCTGGGGTGAAGGAGtttgggagggagaagcaggcaGATAAATTGGAGGGGGGATGGTCAGGGTTGCCCCTGTCTCCAGTCCCCAAGGCCTCTCTCTCTGAAACGTTACACATTAAACAGGATTTTACAGTAAATGAAGAACTGGCTTGAGTGTTTGTCAAAGTTCTTTGTCCTGCAACCTCTGACCTCCCTGGGCATAAGCAGGCCGCGATTGGCATTTTGCTGATCAAGAAAGGAAAGCGGCAAAAAGGAAGCTTGACTTGAAGCTGCAAATGGAGAACCACCGCATTCCTGGCCTGACAAAGCCAGACTCCGGGGCCATTCTCCCCTGCTGTTTGTTGTTCTCTGGTgttttctggggttttgtttgcttgctttttgtttttcctcgtttgtttttctttctttcttttttttttttttttttttcttgttttttcaaggcagggtctcactctagttcaggctgacctggaattcactatgttgcctcagagtggcctcgaactcacagacgatccacctacctctgcctcccaaatgctgggactaaagcatgtgccactacacccagcttatttttttttttctttttctttctttctttttttatttattttgaggtagggtctctctctagctcaggctgacctggaattttcactctgtagtctcaggatggcctcaaactcatggtgttcctcctacctctgcctcctaaatgctgggattaaaggcgtgcgccaccacgcctggcttctttttcatttttaacagcTCTGTTGGGATCCAATTCACATGTGTATtttctgtgattaaaaaaaaaattaaaagccgcccgttgtggcgcatgcctttaatcccagcactcaggaggcagaggtaggaggatcactgtgagttcgaggccaccctaagactacagagtgaattccaggtcagcctgagctaaagtgagaatgagcctacctcaaaaataaaataaaataaaataaaataaagccaggtgtagttatgcacaactttaatcccagcacttgggaggcagaggtaggaggatcgctgtctgaagctagcctggaactaagtgtgagtgccaggtcagcctggggtagagtaagaccctaccttcaaaaacaaaaaataaataaaagaacaactcttgtagggcgtggtggcgcatgcctttaatcccagcactcaggaggcagaggtaggaggattgccgagagttggaggccaccccgagaatacatagtgaattccaggttaatctgggctagagtgagaccctacctcaacaaacaaacaaacaaacaaacaaaagaacaactcttctggagagacagaaaatgcTAGAGGAATATTTCAGGTCAAGGTCAAAAAGAGTGGCACACATTCCCTGAGTACCCCAACTAGGCTTTTTCCCTATGCTCCTGAGACAGCTGTCCTGTTGTTCCCTGGACATTAGCACCTGATGCCCCTCCTGACCCCTGCACTGTGGACTCAACCCCTAACCCCATCCGCCTCCCCAGTCTTGTCTTTGTTGACTGCTTTCTGAACCCATCCTTCCCAGTCATAACTCAGGCATGTTGGAGCACTAGTTTCTTGCCAGCACCCTGTCAGCTGCCTAAGGAAAAGCCTCAGGCTGAGACTTGACAAAGCTGGGTTCCAGTCTTGGTTATGCCAGTTATTAGTAAGGTGTGCCATTCTCCGAGCCCATTTCCTTTCCCTGTGTGTTAACAGGATCTGGCACTTTTCTAAGCTCTCTTCAACACTGGTACATGTTTCTAAAAGATCCCTCCCCATCCTTGTGGGGCCTCCTCTTCTCATTCATTGCACCAACAGAAGTGCCTCAGAGTCCAAGTCTCTAACAATAAATTTCCATCATTGCATCCCTATCCTTTGAAAGGACAAAGTATTGGCCACTCC is part of the Jaculus jaculus isolate mJacJac1 chromosome X, mJacJac1.mat.Y.cur, whole genome shotgun sequence genome and encodes:
- the Gjb1 gene encoding gap junction beta-1 protein yields the protein MNWTGLYTLLSGVNRHSTAIGRVWLSVIFIFRIMVLVVAAESVWGDEKSSFICNTLQPGCNSVCYDQFFPISHVRLWSLQLILVSTPALLVAMHVAHQQHIEKKILRLEGHGDPLHLEEVKRHKVHISGTLWWTYVISVVFRLLFEAVFMYVFYLLYPGYAMVRLVKCEAYPCPNTVDCFVSRPTEKTVFTVFMLAASGICIILNVAEVVYLIIRACARRAQRRSNPPSRKGSGFGHRLSPEYKQNEINKLLSEQDGSLKDILRRSPGTGAGLAEKSDRCSAC